A genome region from Leptodactylus fuscus isolate aLepFus1 chromosome 6, aLepFus1.hap2, whole genome shotgun sequence includes the following:
- the LOC142210629 gene encoding myo-inositol 2-dehydrogenase-like — MGRKKKTLHDYAAEFTDLAVRRHVIEHDDTGETSVVETLYCKSCELPMRVRRDRILEHLASGRHYRNRRLIKQHWNRGPVLVTTGEDLALPLDSALHAQPSFILQASSISNTISTSHPVPSPPLHRHHQSSLSSHPNISSTTNIMPGREDPAPSTSSLLPSSFGSFHIQNPSISSKHNNQRHVISEASNSIVPGGLYSREASQESNIGLAVIGVSHGSQALLQSIAEESGCRLYYIVENQRLVVETAFSEGLLAKTRVLQEQDVDIVLSDQRVSGVVICSPPEVAAAMTLETLKAGKAVLCEKLLSTSRQTVEACFNEADKQGKPLVCGFYKRFDPALKYLFKKIHQKNAIGRIQKLSTVSRTFPCPSVNKIKMSGGIFYNSALHDIDVVIWLLGVSLPDTVFSLGHAFCSDIATLKDVDTVNISMKFSGGAIVNLDVSQHCTKSCDQRLELYGLQGSLRLDNQNPLCIIENGSSFPTPSQTHNERYKEAYRDLFRHFIRTIKGISHPVITKEQYVCALQVAAAAEQSWQTGSAVDLMNEAVDVSVIKTEVI, encoded by the exons ATGGGACGGAAAAAGAAAACTCTGCACGACTATGCAGCAGAGTTCACTGACTTGGCTGTAAGGAGACACGTCATTGAACATGATGACACGGGAGAGACCTCGGTGGtggagactctgtactgtaaATCCTGTGAGCTGCCCATGCGGGTGAGACGGGATCGGATTTTGGAGCACTTAGCCTCTGGAAGGCATTATAGGAACCGGAGActgatcaaacagcactggaaccGAGGCCCTGTGCTAGT AACGACAGGTGAAGACCTCGCACTGCCTCTGGACTCTGCTCTTCATGCTCAGCCCTCCTTTATACTGCAGGCCAGCTCTATCAGTAATACCATCAGCACCAGTCATCCGGTGCCATCACCTCCACTCCATCGTCATCATCAGTCCTCACTTTCTAGTCACCCAAACATCAGCTCAACCACTAACATCATGCCTGGAAGAGAAGATCCAGCACCGTCTACCTCTTCTTTACTACCATCATCATTTGGATCCTTCCATATCCAGAACCCATCCATCTCTTCCAAACATAACAACCAAAGACACGTTATCTCAGAAGCTTCCAACAGTATTGTCCCAGGAGGACTCTACAGCAGAGAAGCTTCACAGGAAAGTAATATTGGCCTGGCAGTCATAGGCGTGAGTCACGGCAGTCAGGCCTTGCTTCAGAGCATAGCAGAAGAAAGCGGCTGCCGTCTCTACTACATTGTTGAAAATCAACGTTTGGTGGTCGAAACTGCATTTAGTGAAGGACTGCTGGCCAAGACAAGAGTGCTACAGGAGCAGGATGTGGACATTGTCCTTAGTGACCAAAG AGTATCTGGGGTGGTAATTTGTTCTCCGCCAGAAGTGGCAGCTGCTATGACCCTTGAGACTTTGAAGGCTG GGAAGGCGGTGCTGTGTGAAAAGCTGCTGAGCACGAGCAGGCAGACTGTGGAAGCGTGCTTTAATGAGGCCGACAAACAGGGGAAGCCTCTGGTGTGTGGCTTCTACAA ACGTTTTGACCCTGCCCTGAAATATCTATTTAAAAAGATCCATCAGAAGAATGCCATCGGGCGAATCCAGAAATTGTCTACAGTTAGCCGTACCTTTCCTTGCCCTTCTGTCAACAAGATCAAGATGTCAG GAGGTATTTTCTATAACTCGGCATTACATGATATAGACGTGGTCATCTGGTTACTAGGGGTTAGCCTACCGGACACTGTGTTTTCCCTTGGACATGCTTTCTGTTCAG ACATAGCTACCTTGAAGGATGTGGACACAGTCAACATCAGCATGAAGTTTTCTGGTGGAGCCATCGTAAACTTGGATGTCAGTCAGCACTGCACCAAATCCTGTGATCAGAGACTAGAG TTATATGGCTTGCAAGGATCACTGCGTTTAGACAATCAGAACCCACTGTGCATTATAGAGAATGGTTCATCTTTCCCAACTCCCTCCCAGACACACAATGAAAGATACAAAGAGGCCTACAGAGATCTCTTTCGCCATTTTATACGTACCATCAAAG gtaTATCACATCCAGTTATTACCAAAGAGCAGTATGTGTGTGCATTACAGGTAGCAGCAGCTGCTGAGCAGTCCTGGCAGACTGGTTCAGCTGTAGACTTGATGAATGAAGCTGTGGATGTATCCGTTATCAAGACTGAGGTTATATGA